From Candidatus Cloacimonadota bacterium, one genomic window encodes:
- the alaS gene encoding alanine--tRNA ligase, with translation MLTSSQTRKSFLDFFAAKGHEIVPSAPLVPINDPSLLFTNAGMNQFKDIFLGTGSRDYTRAVDSQKCLRAGGKHNDLEEVGKDEYHHTFFEMLGNWSFGDYYKKEAIEWAWELVTSIWNIPKDRLYASVHYEDDESFELWKKVTDIAPERVLKFGDKDNFWEMADTGPCGPCSEIHYDRGIDHCSHKDDPNHICEVNGSCGRYVEIWNLVFIQFNRLENGELIDLPKKHVDTGAGFERLVAILQGKTSNYETDLFMPIICQIEKIADTKFEDDKHSFRVISDHIRALTCAIADGVLPSNVGRGYVIRRILRRATRFGRIINIHKPFLAELVDTVCDILGDQYPEIIEKKMHVKMAINAEEERFNQTLDMGISKFNDIVDQLGTSTIISGKNAFMLYDTYGFPLDLTELMAEEKGLEVDKRGFEKEMEAQKARARDDAKFDHQKDSFSKLDVPAEHKSEFIGYENDAANCRIEHYYVDEDNNVVLVLDKTPFYAESGGEVADTGKIFNSEFEIVVEDVQKQNDVIFHFGKLVSGAIKEKNVKALVDLERRKNIARNHTATHLLHAALREVLGTHLHQKGSHVAPDRLRFDFTHFQQVSTEELERVERLVNQKIISNIPVNPSIEDLDNARKKGAMALFGEKYEKKVRVIGIGDYSMELCGGLHSQRTGDVGFFKIISESSIAAGVRRIEAVTGLFAYDFVKEHEHILHQIQGQLNTKLSEVPEKIDKLHAENKELRKHIDGLESSTLRDVISERIAQKIEVEGVAVVSGILNVNDVHQLKEAADILRQKIGSCIGLFGAAIDDKVSLVCIVTKDLTKRFHAGKIVNKAAAYVGGKGGGKPDMAMAGGKNLEGMKNLFEEIHKIIKSPFSRKYFTENTKKSETNSNNKNV, from the coding sequence ATGCTTACCAGTTCGCAGACCAGAAAAAGCTTTTTAGACTTCTTTGCAGCAAAAGGTCACGAGATAGTTCCTTCTGCTCCACTTGTGCCGATCAACGATCCTTCACTGCTTTTTACAAACGCAGGAATGAACCAATTCAAGGACATCTTTCTTGGAACCGGTTCACGAGATTACACACGAGCAGTTGACAGCCAGAAATGCCTTCGCGCCGGAGGTAAACACAACGATCTTGAGGAAGTTGGAAAGGACGAATATCACCACACTTTCTTCGAAATGCTCGGTAACTGGTCATTCGGTGATTATTATAAAAAAGAAGCGATCGAATGGGCATGGGAACTGGTTACCTCAATCTGGAATATTCCCAAAGACAGATTGTATGCATCGGTGCATTATGAAGATGATGAATCCTTTGAGCTATGGAAAAAGGTCACAGATATAGCACCTGAGCGTGTACTTAAATTCGGTGATAAAGACAATTTCTGGGAAATGGCAGATACCGGTCCCTGCGGACCGTGCTCGGAAATCCATTATGACCGAGGAATAGACCATTGTTCTCACAAAGATGATCCAAACCATATCTGTGAAGTGAACGGTTCATGCGGACGCTATGTCGAGATATGGAATCTCGTGTTTATACAATTCAACCGTCTTGAAAATGGAGAACTTATAGACCTGCCCAAAAAGCATGTGGATACCGGCGCGGGTTTCGAGCGTCTCGTTGCAATTCTTCAAGGCAAAACATCAAACTATGAAACCGATCTGTTCATGCCGATCATTTGTCAAATAGAAAAGATTGCAGATACAAAATTTGAAGATGACAAACATTCGTTTCGAGTAATCTCAGATCATATACGAGCCCTGACATGCGCTATTGCGGACGGCGTACTTCCTTCAAATGTTGGAAGAGGATATGTCATCAGAAGAATCTTGCGCAGAGCAACACGCTTTGGCAGGATCATCAATATCCACAAACCTTTCCTTGCAGAGCTTGTCGATACAGTCTGTGATATTCTTGGTGATCAATATCCTGAGATCATCGAGAAAAAGATGCACGTCAAGATGGCGATCAATGCAGAAGAAGAGCGATTCAACCAGACGCTGGATATGGGAATCAGTAAATTCAACGATATCGTTGATCAACTCGGCACCAGCACCATTATCTCAGGTAAAAATGCTTTTATGCTTTATGATACGTATGGATTCCCCCTTGATCTCACTGAGCTTATGGCTGAAGAAAAAGGTCTGGAAGTTGATAAAAGGGGATTTGAAAAAGAGATGGAAGCACAAAAAGCTCGTGCACGCGATGATGCTAAATTCGATCACCAAAAAGACTCATTTTCAAAACTGGATGTGCCGGCAGAACATAAAAGTGAATTCATCGGATATGAAAACGACGCAGCAAATTGCAGGATCGAGCATTACTATGTTGATGAGGACAATAATGTCGTGCTTGTACTCGACAAAACTCCGTTCTATGCAGAATCCGGCGGTGAGGTTGCTGATACGGGAAAAATATTCAATAGCGAATTCGAGATAGTGGTTGAGGATGTGCAGAAACAAAATGATGTGATCTTTCATTTTGGTAAGTTGGTCAGCGGTGCAATAAAAGAGAAAAATGTAAAAGCGCTTGTCGATCTTGAACGACGGAAAAATATTGCGCGAAATCATACTGCAACACACCTTCTTCATGCAGCACTTCGTGAAGTACTCGGCACCCATCTCCATCAGAAAGGTTCTCATGTTGCGCCGGATAGATTAAGATTCGACTTCACTCATTTTCAGCAGGTTTCCACCGAAGAACTCGAGCGAGTTGAACGTCTTGTGAATCAAAAAATCATCTCGAACATTCCTGTCAACCCCTCAATTGAAGATCTCGATAACGCACGAAAAAAAGGAGCGATGGCTCTCTTTGGTGAAAAGTACGAAAAGAAAGTACGGGTTATTGGTATTGGTGACTATTCGATGGAGCTATGCGGAGGTCTGCACAGCCAGCGAACGGGTGATGTCGGTTTTTTCAAGATCATTTCAGAAAGCTCTATCGCCGCAGGGGTTCGCAGGATCGAAGCAGTAACAGGTCTTTTCGCCTATGATTTCGTTAAAGAACACGAGCACATTCTTCATCAGATACAAGGGCAGTTGAATACAAAATTATCTGAAGTTCCAGAAAAAATAGATAAATTGCATGCTGAAAACAAGGAACTGCGGAAGCACATCGATGGACTTGAATCATCGACGTTAAGGGATGTTATATCTGAACGTATTGCGCAAAAAATCGAGGTGGAAGGTGTTGCTGTTGTGTCCGGAATTCTCAACGTGAATGACGTTCATCAACTCAAAGAAGCTGCTGATATACTCAGGCAAAAAATTGGTTCGTGTATCGGCTTATTCGGTGCAGCAATCGATGATAAAGTCTCCCTCGTATGCATTGTGACCAAAGACCTGACCAAGCGTTTTCATGCTGGTAAGATCGTGAACAAAGCTGCTGCATACGTAGGCGGCAAGGGCGGCGGAAAGCCAGATATGGCAATGGCTGGCGGAAAAAATCTTGAGGGAATGAAAAACCTTTTTGAAGAAATCCACAAAATAATAAAGTCTCCTTTTTCAAGAAAATATTTTACAGAAAATACTAAAAAATCCGAAACGAATAGCAACAACAAAAATGTATAA
- a CDS encoding diacylglycerol kinase family lipid kinase, translating into MYKIILNPFAGKGKAFKSVRHIEHFFTKLDMSYDLVLTNCSRQAIDFAHEAVIQGVENIIAAGGDGTINEVINGIMKSGYPNNVNVGIIPIGGGNDFAKNLVLPHKLKDVIKIIQDHHVNLVDIGQVEDFYFINTLGVGFDAQVAISYIKNKWLNGFPGYMYAVMKALIRKDSYYVTLTINGETFKKDALFVTVGNGICCGGQFYLTPDAKIDDEEFDFCVIDKLSRRKILKFIPKAVKGLHTELPAAHMYKGQQILIQSQRDLPLYMDGEIPELNDKRNILVKILPHRIRLITPKYDFDQDPRSFGEMGSDTQ; encoded by the coding sequence ATGTATAAAATTATTCTCAATCCGTTTGCAGGCAAAGGTAAAGCATTCAAAAGTGTTCGTCATATCGAACATTTTTTTACTAAACTCGATATGTCATACGATTTGGTGCTGACAAATTGCTCGCGTCAGGCGATCGACTTTGCCCACGAAGCTGTTATTCAGGGGGTGGAGAACATTATCGCCGCAGGTGGTGACGGCACCATAAATGAAGTGATTAACGGCATAATGAAATCCGGTTATCCAAATAATGTTAATGTTGGCATTATTCCCATTGGCGGTGGTAATGATTTTGCAAAAAACCTTGTTCTTCCTCACAAACTCAAAGACGTCATAAAAATCATTCAAGATCATCATGTTAACCTTGTGGATATCGGGCAGGTGGAAGATTTTTATTTTATCAATACGCTTGGTGTCGGCTTCGATGCGCAGGTTGCAATATCATATATAAAAAACAAGTGGCTCAATGGATTCCCAGGATATATGTATGCGGTGATGAAAGCCCTCATCCGAAAAGACAGTTATTATGTAACGCTCACGATCAATGGTGAAACATTTAAGAAAGATGCACTTTTTGTTACCGTTGGGAACGGCATTTGCTGCGGTGGACAATTCTACCTGACACCCGACGCAAAAATTGATGATGAAGAGTTCGATTTCTGCGTTATCGATAAACTGTCCAGACGTAAGATATTGAAATTCATCCCGAAAGCCGTGAAAGGCTTGCATACCGAACTGCCTGCAGCACATATGTACAAGGGACAGCAAATACTCATCCAATCACAGCGTGACCTGCCCCTCTATATGGATGGCGAAATTCCTGAACTGAATGATAAAAGAAATATACTTGTAAAAATACTTCCGCACAGAATCAGATTAATCACTCCAAAATACGACTTTGATCAGGATCCTCGTTCGTTTGGTGAGATGGGGTCGGATACCCAATAA
- a CDS encoding helix-turn-helix transcriptional regulator: MKIGNHLKVWRARFDITQDELGKSVELSRQTIHSIERGKFIPSVHSALKIAAYFETTVEEIFYLNKENKNET; encoded by the coding sequence ATGAAAATTGGAAATCATTTAAAAGTCTGGAGAGCCCGGTTTGATATAACTCAAGACGAGCTCGGTAAATCGGTTGAATTGAGCAGGCAGACGATTCATTCGATCGAACGGGGTAAATTTATTCCCTCAGTACATTCTGCATTAAAGATTGCAGCATATTTTGAAACAACTGTTGAGGAAATATTCTATTTAAACAAGGAGAACAAAAATGAAACTTAA
- a CDS encoding DUF4340 domain-containing protein, with product MKKSVIWLIIIVVILALIYFIIKGIEPKLERGEQTGFAAFDAAGVSKIEIMHQDGENDVTFVMDDDWELSYPIEYAADEQAMQRLIRVLTDMKFETIVSENPEKQSIFEVNGETGTNIKVYKGDVMVLDFYAGKTDQSGMNTYIREEGSDKVYAVQGNLSYTLDRPLDQWRDKAIINIPQNDLQQVEVTWNDTTVVFTLIDSLWSIVQGDDYMEVHQNDIGAITKAFSPLKAQQFQEEPVDVDWRNPEVLVEVRTLTGPEYACRFIPKDENQYYVKQDAADQIFLISKYAVDRFKRTGSDYQKK from the coding sequence ATGAAGAAATCTGTTATCTGGCTTATCATTATTGTCGTGATATTAGCACTCATATATTTCATTATAAAAGGTATAGAACCAAAACTCGAACGTGGTGAACAAACTGGTTTTGCTGCCTTCGATGCAGCTGGTGTATCCAAGATCGAGATCATGCATCAGGACGGAGAAAATGATGTAACATTCGTCATGGATGATGATTGGGAATTGAGTTATCCAATCGAGTATGCTGCTGATGAGCAGGCAATGCAGCGGCTCATTAGAGTTCTTACTGATATGAAGTTCGAAACCATTGTTTCTGAGAATCCCGAAAAACAGTCTATCTTCGAGGTGAATGGAGAAACCGGCACGAACATCAAGGTCTATAAAGGTGATGTGATGGTGCTCGATTTCTATGCTGGTAAAACAGATCAGTCCGGCATGAACACCTATATTCGAGAAGAGGGTTCGGATAAGGTCTATGCTGTGCAGGGAAACTTGTCTTACACTCTTGATCGTCCCCTCGATCAATGGAGAGATAAAGCGATCATAAATATCCCTCAAAATGATCTCCAGCAGGTTGAAGTTACCTGGAATGATACAACCGTTGTCTTTACACTTATCGATTCACTATGGTCTATCGTACAGGGTGATGATTACATGGAAGTCCACCAGAATGATATTGGTGCTATTACGAAAGCATTTTCACCTCTCAAGGCACAGCAATTCCAGGAAGAACCCGTCGATGTTGACTGGCGAAATCCAGAAGTGCTTGTGGAAGTGCGCACGTTGACAGGTCCTGAATATGCCTGCAGATTTATTCCAAAAGATGAAAATCAATACTATGTTAAACAGGACGCTGCTGATCAGATATTTCTCATTTCCAAATATGCAGTGGATAGATTTAAGAGAACAGGTTCTGATTACCAGAAAAAGTAA
- a CDS encoding Gldg family protein produces MGKLNNTSKIILVVVIIVLINLISLYLFTRIDLTADRRYSISNYSKEFVRNLDDKFTIKCFFSSEIPYPYNNLRRDVKDKLEEFKAFASRYFQFEFVKAEDEQKLAMDARRFGIPEVQLNTIENDQIQIKKVVMGMVFMYEDKTEVLPIVQSTENLEYEIASKMNKLIKVSLPTIAFLQGHDEVPFPDKMQTIQQMLQANYNLKPVNLKEDPKGLDDAEILVIAGPKSEIPYDEKYLIDQFIMKGKKVMFLVGNVEADINTGKATYYENDMNEWFGHYGFEVKRNLLFDKRCSSIQVRQQYQGGYAISYIQYPFILDLIDLNRENIIVKDLKSLIMAFASSIETTQAEQDSMEVIWLARSSELSGTQVGQLNINLQYKIPMDQYNRSKLPVAALLLGNYNSYFKDNPLPDSIDTTGFLENGVQSRLLVVGNASFVQDDFANQNNATFFANVVDWMAQEKGLIEIRSKNIAARQLKDISDGSKGTIKFIAVLLPPIIVILVGILLWRIKKTRYARIKRFMGV; encoded by the coding sequence ATGGGAAAATTAAATAATACATCAAAAATAATTTTAGTTGTCGTGATCATTGTACTTATCAATTTGATCTCATTATACCTTTTTACAAGGATTGACCTCACAGCTGACAGACGTTATTCAATCTCCAATTACAGCAAAGAGTTCGTAAGAAATCTTGATGATAAATTCACGATCAAGTGCTTTTTCTCAAGTGAAATTCCCTATCCTTACAACAATCTCCGCAGGGATGTGAAAGATAAACTTGAGGAATTCAAAGCATTCGCCAGCAGGTATTTCCAGTTTGAGTTCGTTAAGGCAGAAGATGAGCAGAAACTTGCGATGGATGCCCGTCGATTTGGCATTCCTGAAGTGCAGCTCAACACGATCGAGAATGACCAGATCCAGATCAAAAAAGTTGTGATGGGAATGGTCTTTATGTATGAAGACAAGACCGAAGTGCTTCCGATTGTACAGAGTACAGAAAATCTCGAGTATGAAATTGCATCTAAAATGAATAAACTAATCAAGGTTTCACTGCCAACGATCGCTTTCCTGCAGGGGCACGATGAAGTGCCGTTCCCGGATAAGATGCAGACCATCCAGCAGATGCTTCAAGCGAACTATAATCTGAAACCGGTCAACCTGAAAGAAGACCCCAAAGGATTGGATGATGCAGAAATTCTCGTTATAGCCGGTCCGAAATCAGAGATTCCTTATGATGAAAAATATCTTATCGATCAGTTCATCATGAAGGGTAAAAAAGTTATGTTCCTTGTTGGTAATGTTGAAGCTGATATTAATACTGGGAAAGCAACATACTATGAAAACGATATGAATGAATGGTTCGGACATTATGGCTTCGAAGTCAAACGTAATCTTTTGTTCGATAAGAGATGCTCATCCATACAGGTCAGGCAGCAATATCAGGGCGGCTATGCGATCAGCTATATCCAGTATCCTTTCATCCTTGATCTTATTGATTTGAACAGAGAGAATATTATCGTAAAAGATCTTAAATCACTGATCATGGCGTTCGCAAGTTCTATTGAAACGACTCAAGCCGAACAGGACAGCATGGAGGTTATCTGGCTTGCACGAAGTTCAGAGCTTAGCGGTACGCAGGTTGGACAATTGAATATCAATCTTCAGTATAAAATCCCGATGGATCAATATAATAGATCAAAACTTCCTGTTGCAGCTCTTCTGTTGGGAAATTATAACAGTTATTTTAAAGATAATCCTCTACCTGACAGCATCGATACAACTGGATTTCTTGAGAATGGAGTACAATCCCGACTTCTCGTTGTTGGTAATGCAAGCTTTGTGCAGGATGATTTTGCAAACCAGAATAATGCGACCTTTTTTGCAAATGTTGTTGACTGGATGGCGCAGGAGAAAGGTCTCATCGAGATTCGATCCAAAAATATCGCTGCACGTCAGTTGAAGGACATTTCTGACGGTTCAAAAGGAACGATAAAATTCATTGCAGTATTGCTACCACCCATCATTGTTATTCTTGTGGGTATTCTGCTTTGGCGAATCAAGAAGACTCGCTATGCAAGGATAAAACGATTCATGGGGGTGTAG